One genomic region from Nymphaea colorata isolate Beijing-Zhang1983 chromosome 12, ASM883128v2, whole genome shotgun sequence encodes:
- the LOC116265939 gene encoding probable lysine-specific demethylase SE14, whose product MAEIEIPKWLKALPLAPVYYPTETEFSDPIAFISKIEKEASSYGICKIVPPLAKPSKRYVFANLNKSLAKSSEFFDGVSSPAFRNAGDEGENKSVFTTRNQELGCQTSKKTKGQCQWAVQKQVWQSGETYTLEQFESKSRSFARARLGMIKDVSPLVLESLFWKAASEKPIYVEYANDVPGSGFGEPEDALCFLNNRMRKRRLDRKYMRTVAKKEKKLYAQNDSTPTSAEANNQTGLPQSSESCHGTSLTNSDEGLEEMHGSSNPSSNREGTAGWKISNSPWNLQVIARSYGSLTRYMPDEIPGVTSPMVYIGMLFSWFAWHVEDHELHSLNFLHTGCPKTWYAVPGDSASSFEEVIRVQGYGGQLGHAASFAVLGEKTTLLSPEVVVESGIPCCRLVQNPGEFVVTFPRAYHVGFSHGFNCGEAANFATTEWLKIAKAAAVRRAAMNYLPMLSHQQLLYTLALSFVLREPGLDPLEVRCSRLRDRKRGREMEIKKAFIDDVTSENKLLVALLQKTASSAVLWDPEMLPSASISQPCASCSAEEHDQLVKQGSLGVVPCKSSEISSFESIKNDSCLQDSLAGEHPILADHQSVQELSAKSAQELNNVRCSASPAEKRTLNDNFGSAGLHLDSGALECVACGILGFPCMAVIQPSNEAIKGFFPDLEEESNQKVSVLRAAASGSLHEVDTTTTTLVVPSTDIGVIPNTISRESQSNPEPVAGKSGCFAHGVQSSLSTQAVEGNSDCKNPCLDLGQSHIADLSSLEIVGDKRLEVSTSGVASSNLLNPSMDQVGDTVGEKYAFSPHREGSDLTLASKRDDVHMLSTSDNVLSQSLQSKCGNISDVQSSGKEILPDACSEVNNTHSSILAKVDSLSVSCSKEVECEKGLAENNPKFGYTWNLGKEFVRPRVFCLEHALKVEEILKKKGGANVLVICHSDYPKILEAATSVAEEIGADICCKDVSLGNASNTDLDVINCAVDDELKESSDWSYRLGLNMHHYCKLSKTQSSSGEKCSVISMTGLFSDSAEFSAPPEDILGAVPDVSFLKWHVRKSRSHQKKIIAKNCEREACVSAEDGDTLQVKQHGEMSKKAPFLQYFRRRKKREVSDYVCNVDIFPKESVGEGHENLRAIKVEGASEVTDVRMRASGDGSCSKNDRNGDTSVIWPSTTDTENLGQANEAVDHALSSEDCAMMVRGAEGIHMQQNSEACDETTDSRSSGSKGHRMEGEIPSQSEVVQFVGGPCEGLGSEGHRMKGEIPSQSEVVQFVRGPCEGLRPRRLSSGCESRDINVSTGKVVKARKSGQRKVNEDEEKLYKCNIDGCHLSFRTRAELLSHEGNRCTIRGCGKRFSSHKYMLKHQRVHEEERPLKCPWKGCRTTFKWAWARTEHMRVHTGERPYVCRHEGCGQTFRFVSDFSRHKRRTGHVTK is encoded by the exons ATGGCGGAAATTGAGATACCCAAGTGGTTGAAAGCGCTGCCGCTGGCGCCTGTTTATTACCCAACGGAGACCGAGTTCTCCGATCCGATTGCTTTTATATCCAAAATTGAGAAAGAGGCGAGTTCATATGGCATATGTAAGATTGTTCCACCACTTGCCAAGCCTTCCAAGAGATATGTATTTGCGAACCTCAACAAATCATTGGCAAAATCGTCTGAATTTTTCGATGGTGTATCTTCCCCTGCATTCAGAAATGCTGGTGATGAAGGGGAGAATAAGTCAGTGTTTACCACTAGAAACCAGGAATTGGGTTGTCAAACTTCAAAGAAAACTAAGGGTCAGTGCCAGTGGGCGGTACAGAAACAGGTCTGGCAGAGCGGTGAGACGTACACATTAGAACAGTTTGAATCAAAATCCAGGAGCTTTGCTCGGGCTCGATTGGGAATGATTAAAGATGTTTCTCCCTTAGTTCTGGAATCATTGTTTTGGAAGGCAGCTTCTGAAAAACCCATCTATGTAGAGTACGCCAATGATGTGCCAGGATCTGGCTTCGGTGAGCCAGAGGACGCactttgttttttaaacaaTAGAATGAGGAAGAGGCGATTGGATAGAAAATATATGAGAACTGTTGctaagaaggaaaagaagctGTATGCTCAAAACGATTCAACACCCACGTCTGCAGAGGCAAATAACCAAACTGGTCTTCCCCAGTCATCAGAATCCTGCCATGGCACATCACTCACCAATTCTGACGAAGGACTAGAAGAGATGCATGGGAGTAGCAATCCCAGCAGTAATAGAGAAGGGACGGCTGGTTGGAAGATTTCCAACAGTCCATGGAATTTGCAAGTTATTGCACGTTCATATGGATCTCTGACTCGATATATGCCTGATGAAATACCAGGGGTTACTTCCCCGATGGTTTACATAGGCATGCTGTTCAGTTGGTTCGCCTGGCATGTGGAAGACCATGAATTGCACAGCCTTAATTTCCTCCATACGGGCTGTCCAAAAACCTGGTATGCTGTTCCAGGAGACTCAGCATCATCTTTTGAGGAAGTCATCCGAGTGCAAGGTTATGGAGGCCAACTTGGCCATGCAG cTTCATTTGCAGTTTTAGGTGAAAAAACAACCTTGTTGTCTCCAGAAGTGGTTGTTGAATCTGGAATTCCTTGCTGCCG GTTAGTGCAAAATCCTGGTGAATTTGTTGTGACCTTTCCAAGGGCATACCATGTAGGGTTCAGCCATG GGTTTAATTGTGGGGAAGCTGCAAACTTTGCTACCACCGAATGGCTGAAGATAGCCAAAGCTGCTGCAGTTCGAAGAGCAGCCATGAATTACCTCCCTATGCTTTCTCATCAGCAGCTTCTTTATACGTTGGCACTGTCATTTGTGTTGAG AGAACCTGGATTGGATCCTCTTGAGGTTCGTTGTTCTCGGCTTCGGGATcgcaagagagggagagaaatggaaataaaaaaagcatttattgatgatgtaacaagtgaaaataagtTGTTAGTTGCTCTCCTTCAGAAAACAGCGTCCTCTGCTGTGCTTTGGGATCCTGAAATGTTGCCTTCTGCTTCAATATCTCAACCATGTGCATCATGCTCTGCCGAAGAACATGATCAATTGGTCAAGCAGGGAAGCTTGGGTGTAGTCCCATGTAAGTCCAGCGAAATAAGTTCTTTTGAAAGCATAAAGAACGATTCTTGTCTCCAAGATTCACTCGCAGGTGAACATCCTATATTAGCTGATCACCAGAGTGTTCAGGAATTATCAGCTAAATCAGCACAGGAGTTGAACAACGTTCGATGTTCTGCAAGTCCTGCTGAAAAACGAACACTAAATGACAATTTTGGATCAGCAGGTTTACATCTTGATTCAGGTGCTCTTGAATGTGTGGCTTGCGGTATTCTAGGTTTTCCGTGTATGGCAGTTATACAACCATCTAATGAAGCAATAAAAGGATTTTTTCCTGATTTAGAAGAAGAAAGTAATCAGAAAGTCTCGGTCTTAAGAGCTGCAGCATCAG GCAGTTTACATGAGGTTGATACTACTACCACAACACTGGTTGTTCCTTCTACGGACATCGGGGTGATACCAAATACAATATCAAGGGAGAGCCAAAGTAATCCAGAACCTGTTGCTGGTAAATCAGGATGTTTTGCACATGGAGTACAATCTTCATTGTCTACACAAGCAGTCGAAGGCAATTCAGATTGCAAGAATCCTTGTCTTGATCTTGGTCAATCTCATATTGCCGATCTTTCCTCACTGGAGATTGTTGGTGATAAGAGGTTAGAAGTGTCCACATCAGGTGTTGCTTCCAGTAATTTGTTGAACCCATCGATGGACCAGGTTGGAGATACAGTTGGCGAAAAATATGCTTTTTCTCCACATCGAGAAGGGTCAGACTTGACTTTGGCATCTAAAAGGGATGATGTTCACATGCTTTCAACAAGTGACAATGTGTTGTCACAAAGTTTACAAAGTAAATGTGGCAATATAAGTGATGTTCAAAGTTCAGGGAAAGAAATATTACCCGATGCCTGCTCAGAGGTAAATAATACACATTCTAGCATATTGGCAAAAGTTGATAGTTTATCAGTAAGTTGCAGCAAGGAAGTTGAGTGTGAGAAAGGTTTAGCAGAAAACAATCCAAAATTTGGTTATACTTGGAATTTGGGGAAGGAATTCGTAAGACCACGAGTGTTTTGTTTGGAACATGCTCTTAAAGTTGAGGAAATCTTGAAGAAGAAGGGCGGGGCTAATGTTCTTGTCATTTGTCATTCAG ATTATCCTAAAATACTGGAAGCAGCTACCTCTGTTGCAGAAGAGATTGGTGCTGATATTTGTTGCAAAGATGTTTCTCTGGGGAATGCATCTAATACTGATTTGGACGTGATTAATTGTGCAGTGGATGATGAACTGAAAGAAAGTTCTGATTGGAGTTATAGGCTCGGTCTAAATATGCATCATTATTGCAAACTTAGCAAGACACAATCTTCATCTGGTGAAAAATGCTCTGTTATTTCAATGACTGGGTTATTTAGCGACTCCGCAGAATTTAGTGCACCACCTGAAGATATCTTAGGTGCAGTACCTGATGTATCATTCCTTAAGTGGCATGTGAGGAAAAGTCGTTCtcatcaaaaaaaaattattgccaAGAATTGCGAAAGGGAGGCGTGTGTTTCAGCAGAAGATGGTGATACTCTACAGGTGAAGCAGCATGGTGAGATGAGCAAGAAAGCACCTTTTCTTCAGTACTTCAGGCGCCGCAAAAAGCGGGAAGTTTCAGATTATGTGTGCAATGTCGACATCTTTCCCAAAGAAAGTGTGGGTGAAGGTCATGAAAATCTACGTGCAATAAAAGTGGAAGGTGCATCAGAAGTTACAGATGTCAGAATGAGAGCATCTGGCGATGGATCTTGTTCAAAGAACGACAGGAATGGAGATACTTCAGTCATCTGGCCTTCAACCACTGATACAGAAAATCTGGGGCAGGCTAATGAGGCAGTTGACCATGCCCTGTCTTCAGAAGATTGTGCAATGATGGTTAGAGGAGCTGAAGGCATCCACATGCAACAAAATAGTGAAGCATGCGACGAAACTACCGATTCCAGATCAAGTGGGAGTAAAGGTCATAGAATGGAAGGAGAAATACCCTCTCAATCAGAGGTCGTGCAGTTTGTTGGTGGCCCCTGCGAAGGACTTGGGAGTGAAGGTCATAGAATGAAAGGAGAAATACCCTCTCAATCAGAGGTCGTGCAGTTTGTTCGTGGTCCCTGCGAAGGACTTCGGCCTCGGCGACTTAGTAGTGGGTGTGAAAGCAGGGATATTAATGTAAGTACAGGTAAGGTggttaaagcaagaaaaagtgGTCAGAGAAAGGTCAATGAGGACGAAGAAAAGTTGTATAAATGCAACATTGATGGTTGCCATCTGAGCTTTAGAACAAGAGCAGAACTACTATCACACGAGGGAAATCGTTGCACCATCAGGGGATGTGGGAAGCGATTTAGCTCTCACAAGTACATGCTGAAGCATCAGCGAGTTCATGAAGAAGAAAGGCCTCTCAAGTGTCCATGGAAGGGCTGCCGCACAACCTTCAAATGGGCATGGGCAAGAACTGAGCATATGCGTGTTCATACTGGTGAGCGCCCTTACGTGTGCAGGCATGAAGGTTGTGGACAGACATTTAGATTCGTCTCTGACTTCAGTCGACATAAACGCCGGACCGGGCATGTGACAAAATAG